A region from the Spea bombifrons isolate aSpeBom1 chromosome 7, aSpeBom1.2.pri, whole genome shotgun sequence genome encodes:
- the GLYR1 gene encoding cytokine-like nuclear factor N-PAC isoform X3 — translation MAAVGLRQGDLVWGKLGRYPPWPGKIVNPPKDLKKPRGKKCLFVKFFGTEDHAWIKVEQLKPYHPHKEEMTKVNKGKRFQQAVDAVEEFLKKAKAKEQSNEEKGKGAGGKKGEGRAKKVGGERKRKSSDSGSHSPQKKSRDQSPRKRGRPPKEDKDELPGDSWLLHSHRTLGTEMILKKPSVTYQAISKRLKVSEEDSGSTSIQAADSTAINGNITPTDKKIGFLGLGLMGSGIVSNLLKMGHSVTVWNRTAEKKTAGGIPSEVWDQDDSVKCDLFIQEGALLGRTPAEVVSTCDITFACVADPKAAKDLVLGPSGVLQGIRPGKCYVDMSTVDPETVAEVAQVIVSRGGRFLEAPVSGNQQLSNDGMLVILAAGDQGVYEDCSSCFQAMGKASFFLGDVGNAARMMLILNMVQGSFMATIAEGMTLAQVTGQSQQTLLDILNQGQLASVFLDQKCQNILQGNFKPDFYLKYIQKDLRLAISLGDSVNHPTPMAAAANEVYKRAKALDQSDNDMSAVYRAYIH, via the exons ATGGCGGCAGTGGGCCTGCGACAGGGAGACCTCGTCTG gggCAAGCTTGGCCGATACCCACCATGGCCCGGCAAG ATCGTCAACCCGCCTAAAGACTTAAAGAAACCGCGTGGCAAGAAATGCCTGTTCGTGAAGTTTTTTGGCACAGAGGACCA CGCTTGGATTAAAGTGGAGCAGCTGAAGCCGTACCATCCCCACAAAGAGGAGATGACCAAAGTCAACAAAGGCAAGCGCTTCCAACAGGCTGTGGACGCCGTCGAGGAGTTCCTAAAGAAAGCGAAGGCGAAGGAACAG AGTAATGAAGAGAAGGGCAAAGGAGCTGGAGGCAAGAAAGGCGAGGGAAGAGCCAAGAAAGTCGGTGGAGAAAGGAAGAGGAAGTCTTCTGATTCCGGCAGTCACTCCCCGCAGAAAAAGTCCCGTGACCAGAGTCCCCGCAAGCGCGGGAGACCCCCGAAAGAAGACAAG gaCGAGCTTCCAGGAGACAGCTGGCTGCTTCACAGTCACAGGACCCTCGGCACAGAAATGATCCTGAAAAAG CCCAGCGTCACGTACCAGGCCATCAGTAAGAGGCTCAAAGTGTCCGAGGAG GACAGCGGCTCGACGTCCATCCAAGCAGCAGACAGCACGGCCATCAACGGCAACATCACGCCCACCGACAAAAA GATCGGTTTCCTCGGGCTGGGGCTGATGGGAAGCGGCATCGTTTCCAACCTTCTGAAAATGGGACACAGTGTAACCGTGTGGAACAGGACAGCCGAAAAG AAAACGGCTGGAGGAATTCCCAGTGAAGTGTGGGATCAGGATGACAGCGTTAAG TGCGATCTGTTCATCCAGGAAGGAGCCCTCCTGGGCCGGactccagcagaggtggtctCCACCTGCGACATCACGTTCGCCTGCGTCGCGGATCCCAAAGCAGCGAAAGAT TTGGTGTTGGGACCCAGCGGCGTCCTCCAGGGTATCCGTCCAGGAAAATGCTACGTGGACATGTCGACGGTGGACCCCGAAACTGTGGCCGAAGTCGCTCAG GTGATCGTGTCCCGGGGCGGACGGTTCCTGGAGGCCCCGGTGTCTGGTAACCAACAGCTGTCCAATGACGGCATGCTGGTGATCCTGGCCGCCGGGGACCAAGGCGTCTACGAAGACTGCAGCAGCTGCTTCCAGGCCATGGGGAAAGCTTCGTTCTTTCTAG GTGACGTGGGGAACGCAGCCAGAATGATGCTCATCCTCAACATGGTTCAGGGCAGCTTCATGGCCACAATAGCGGAAGGAATGACCTTGGCGCAGGTCACCGGCCAGTCCCAACAGACCCTGCTGGACATCCTGAATCAGGGGCAGCTGGCGAGCGTTTTCCTGGACCAGAAGTGCCAAA ACATCCTACAAGGAAACTTCAAACCAGACTTCTACTTAAAGTACATCCAGAAGGATCTGAGGTTAGCCATCTCGCTCGGGGACTCCGTCAATCACCCGACTCCAATGGCGGCCGCCGCCAACGAG GTCTACAAGAGAGCGAAAGCATTGGACCAATCAGACAACGACATGTCTGCCGTGTACCGGGCCTACATACATTAG
- the ROGDI gene encoding protein rogdi homolog, with product MATAANSAERGVLEEEFRWLLKEEVHSVLRQLRDVLKDASRRFTLPTGGAEGPVRQENFILGTSSSDQVKGILTLQGDALCQAEVNLKILRTNQILHFAFREDKQWKMQQIQDARNHVNQAIYLLTNRGENYTFQTGAEVLKLMDSVMLQLTRARNRLTTPATMTLPEVATSGLTKMFAPPLPADMILNFYVNVNKLCLLVYQLHALQPNSTKNFRPAGSSVLHNPGAMFELNGQRFEVSHVHKVECVVPWLNDALVFFTVSLQLCQQLKDKISIFSSYWNFRSY from the exons ATGGCGACAGCGGCGAACAGCGCGGAGAGGGGGGTGCTG GAAGAAGAGTTCAGATGGCTGCTGAAGGAAGAGGTGCACTCGGTGCTGCGCCAGCTGCGGGACGTCCTCAAG GACGCCTCCCGCAGATTCACTCTGCCCACCGGGGGGGCCGAGGGGCCCGTCAGGCAGGAGAACTTCATACTGGGGACCTCCAG CTCGGACCAAGTGAAGGGCATCCTGACGCTCCAAGGGGACGCCCTGTGCCAAGCT GAGGTGAACCTGAAAATCCTGCGAACCAATCAGATCCTGCACTTCGCCTTCCGTGAGGACAAGCAGTGGAAGATGCAGCAG ATCCAGGACGCCAGGAATCACGTGAATCAGGCGATCTACCTCCTGACCAACCGCGGAGAGAACTACACCTTCCAGACCGGGGCGGAGGTGCTCAAG ctCATGGACTCCGTGATGCTCCAATTAACTCGAGCGCGGAACCGGCTCACCACCCCGGCTACCATGACGCTGCCAGAGGTCGCCACCAGCGGACTCACG aaaatgttCGCCCCTCCTCTCCCAGCCGACATGATCCTGAACTTCTACGTTAACGTCAATAAACTCTGCTTACTGGTCTATCAGCTTCACGCTCTGCAACCAAACTCCACCAAG AACTTCCGCCCGGCCGGCAGCTCCGTCCTGCACAACCCCGGGGCCATGTT CGAGCTTAACGGCCAGAGGTTTGAGGTCAGCCACGTGCATAAGGTGGAGTGCGTGGTTCCGTGGCTCAACGATGCCCTCGTCTTCTTCACCGTGTCTCTCCAGCTCTGCCAGCAACTGAAGGACAAG ATCTCCATATTTTCGAGCTACTGGAACTTCAGATCCTACTAA
- the GLYR1 gene encoding cytokine-like nuclear factor N-PAC isoform X2: MAAVGLRQGDLVWGKLGRYPPWPGKIVNPPKDLKKPRGKKCLFVKFFGTEDHAWIKVEQLKPYHPHKEEMTKVNKGKRFQQAVDAVEEFLKKAKAKEQSNEEKGKGAGGKKGEGRAKKVGGERKRKSSDSGSHSPQKKSRDQSPRKRGRPPKEDKDPLVPQPSTLKKLAMKTVSRFSWPPPSSEDELPGDSWLLHSHRTLGTEMILKKPSVTYQAISKRLKVSEEDSGSTSIQAADSTAINGNITPTDKKIGFLGLGLMGSGIVSNLLKMGHSVTVWNRTAEKCDLFIQEGALLGRTPAEVVSTCDITFACVADPKAAKDLVLGPSGVLQGIRPGKCYVDMSTVDPETVAEVAQVIVSRGGRFLEAPVSGNQQLSNDGMLVILAAGDQGVYEDCSSCFQAMGKASFFLGDVGNAARMMLILNMVQGSFMATIAEGMTLAQVTGQSQQTLLDILNQGQLASVFLDQKCQNILQGNFKPDFYLKYIQKDLRLAISLGDSVNHPTPMAAAANEVYKRAKALDQSDNDMSAVYRAYIH; this comes from the exons ATGGCGGCAGTGGGCCTGCGACAGGGAGACCTCGTCTG gggCAAGCTTGGCCGATACCCACCATGGCCCGGCAAG ATCGTCAACCCGCCTAAAGACTTAAAGAAACCGCGTGGCAAGAAATGCCTGTTCGTGAAGTTTTTTGGCACAGAGGACCA CGCTTGGATTAAAGTGGAGCAGCTGAAGCCGTACCATCCCCACAAAGAGGAGATGACCAAAGTCAACAAAGGCAAGCGCTTCCAACAGGCTGTGGACGCCGTCGAGGAGTTCCTAAAGAAAGCGAAGGCGAAGGAACAG AGTAATGAAGAGAAGGGCAAAGGAGCTGGAGGCAAGAAAGGCGAGGGAAGAGCCAAGAAAGTCGGTGGAGAAAGGAAGAGGAAGTCTTCTGATTCCGGCAGTCACTCCCCGCAGAAAAAGTCCCGTGACCAGAGTCCCCGCAAGCGCGGGAGACCCCCGAAAGAAGACAAG GACCCATTGGTGCCACAGCCCAGCACCCTGAAGAAGCTAGCAATGAAAACTGTCTCTCGGTTCAGCTGGCCCCCGCCTTCAAGCGAG gaCGAGCTTCCAGGAGACAGCTGGCTGCTTCACAGTCACAGGACCCTCGGCACAGAAATGATCCTGAAAAAG CCCAGCGTCACGTACCAGGCCATCAGTAAGAGGCTCAAAGTGTCCGAGGAG GACAGCGGCTCGACGTCCATCCAAGCAGCAGACAGCACGGCCATCAACGGCAACATCACGCCCACCGACAAAAA GATCGGTTTCCTCGGGCTGGGGCTGATGGGAAGCGGCATCGTTTCCAACCTTCTGAAAATGGGACACAGTGTAACCGTGTGGAACAGGACAGCCGAAAAG TGCGATCTGTTCATCCAGGAAGGAGCCCTCCTGGGCCGGactccagcagaggtggtctCCACCTGCGACATCACGTTCGCCTGCGTCGCGGATCCCAAAGCAGCGAAAGAT TTGGTGTTGGGACCCAGCGGCGTCCTCCAGGGTATCCGTCCAGGAAAATGCTACGTGGACATGTCGACGGTGGACCCCGAAACTGTGGCCGAAGTCGCTCAG GTGATCGTGTCCCGGGGCGGACGGTTCCTGGAGGCCCCGGTGTCTGGTAACCAACAGCTGTCCAATGACGGCATGCTGGTGATCCTGGCCGCCGGGGACCAAGGCGTCTACGAAGACTGCAGCAGCTGCTTCCAGGCCATGGGGAAAGCTTCGTTCTTTCTAG GTGACGTGGGGAACGCAGCCAGAATGATGCTCATCCTCAACATGGTTCAGGGCAGCTTCATGGCCACAATAGCGGAAGGAATGACCTTGGCGCAGGTCACCGGCCAGTCCCAACAGACCCTGCTGGACATCCTGAATCAGGGGCAGCTGGCGAGCGTTTTCCTGGACCAGAAGTGCCAAA ACATCCTACAAGGAAACTTCAAACCAGACTTCTACTTAAAGTACATCCAGAAGGATCTGAGGTTAGCCATCTCGCTCGGGGACTCCGTCAATCACCCGACTCCAATGGCGGCCGCCGCCAACGAG GTCTACAAGAGAGCGAAAGCATTGGACCAATCAGACAACGACATGTCTGCCGTGTACCGGGCCTACATACATTAG
- the GLYR1 gene encoding cytokine-like nuclear factor N-PAC isoform X1, translated as MAAVGLRQGDLVWGKLGRYPPWPGKIVNPPKDLKKPRGKKCLFVKFFGTEDHAWIKVEQLKPYHPHKEEMTKVNKGKRFQQAVDAVEEFLKKAKAKEQSNEEKGKGAGGKKGEGRAKKVGGERKRKSSDSGSHSPQKKSRDQSPRKRGRPPKEDKDPLVPQPSTLKKLAMKTVSRFSWPPPSSEDELPGDSWLLHSHRTLGTEMILKKPSVTYQAISKRLKVSEEDSGSTSIQAADSTAINGNITPTDKKIGFLGLGLMGSGIVSNLLKMGHSVTVWNRTAEKKTAGGIPSEVWDQDDSVKCDLFIQEGALLGRTPAEVVSTCDITFACVADPKAAKDLVLGPSGVLQGIRPGKCYVDMSTVDPETVAEVAQVIVSRGGRFLEAPVSGNQQLSNDGMLVILAAGDQGVYEDCSSCFQAMGKASFFLGDVGNAARMMLILNMVQGSFMATIAEGMTLAQVTGQSQQTLLDILNQGQLASVFLDQKCQNILQGNFKPDFYLKYIQKDLRLAISLGDSVNHPTPMAAAANEVYKRAKALDQSDNDMSAVYRAYIH; from the exons ATGGCGGCAGTGGGCCTGCGACAGGGAGACCTCGTCTG gggCAAGCTTGGCCGATACCCACCATGGCCCGGCAAG ATCGTCAACCCGCCTAAAGACTTAAAGAAACCGCGTGGCAAGAAATGCCTGTTCGTGAAGTTTTTTGGCACAGAGGACCA CGCTTGGATTAAAGTGGAGCAGCTGAAGCCGTACCATCCCCACAAAGAGGAGATGACCAAAGTCAACAAAGGCAAGCGCTTCCAACAGGCTGTGGACGCCGTCGAGGAGTTCCTAAAGAAAGCGAAGGCGAAGGAACAG AGTAATGAAGAGAAGGGCAAAGGAGCTGGAGGCAAGAAAGGCGAGGGAAGAGCCAAGAAAGTCGGTGGAGAAAGGAAGAGGAAGTCTTCTGATTCCGGCAGTCACTCCCCGCAGAAAAAGTCCCGTGACCAGAGTCCCCGCAAGCGCGGGAGACCCCCGAAAGAAGACAAG GACCCATTGGTGCCACAGCCCAGCACCCTGAAGAAGCTAGCAATGAAAACTGTCTCTCGGTTCAGCTGGCCCCCGCCTTCAAGCGAG gaCGAGCTTCCAGGAGACAGCTGGCTGCTTCACAGTCACAGGACCCTCGGCACAGAAATGATCCTGAAAAAG CCCAGCGTCACGTACCAGGCCATCAGTAAGAGGCTCAAAGTGTCCGAGGAG GACAGCGGCTCGACGTCCATCCAAGCAGCAGACAGCACGGCCATCAACGGCAACATCACGCCCACCGACAAAAA GATCGGTTTCCTCGGGCTGGGGCTGATGGGAAGCGGCATCGTTTCCAACCTTCTGAAAATGGGACACAGTGTAACCGTGTGGAACAGGACAGCCGAAAAG AAAACGGCTGGAGGAATTCCCAGTGAAGTGTGGGATCAGGATGACAGCGTTAAG TGCGATCTGTTCATCCAGGAAGGAGCCCTCCTGGGCCGGactccagcagaggtggtctCCACCTGCGACATCACGTTCGCCTGCGTCGCGGATCCCAAAGCAGCGAAAGAT TTGGTGTTGGGACCCAGCGGCGTCCTCCAGGGTATCCGTCCAGGAAAATGCTACGTGGACATGTCGACGGTGGACCCCGAAACTGTGGCCGAAGTCGCTCAG GTGATCGTGTCCCGGGGCGGACGGTTCCTGGAGGCCCCGGTGTCTGGTAACCAACAGCTGTCCAATGACGGCATGCTGGTGATCCTGGCCGCCGGGGACCAAGGCGTCTACGAAGACTGCAGCAGCTGCTTCCAGGCCATGGGGAAAGCTTCGTTCTTTCTAG GTGACGTGGGGAACGCAGCCAGAATGATGCTCATCCTCAACATGGTTCAGGGCAGCTTCATGGCCACAATAGCGGAAGGAATGACCTTGGCGCAGGTCACCGGCCAGTCCCAACAGACCCTGCTGGACATCCTGAATCAGGGGCAGCTGGCGAGCGTTTTCCTGGACCAGAAGTGCCAAA ACATCCTACAAGGAAACTTCAAACCAGACTTCTACTTAAAGTACATCCAGAAGGATCTGAGGTTAGCCATCTCGCTCGGGGACTCCGTCAATCACCCGACTCCAATGGCGGCCGCCGCCAACGAG GTCTACAAGAGAGCGAAAGCATTGGACCAATCAGACAACGACATGTCTGCCGTGTACCGGGCCTACATACATTAG
- the SMIM22 gene encoding small integral membrane protein 22 yields MSSGNIKDQLQAEWNDVLGRIASKQMFQSSWDIAAFVIFFAFIGLVLLLIVLVLIRCFCCCCCDCESSGHKKHYKQKVGVDNLGMEP; encoded by the exons ATGTCTTCCGGGAATATTAAGGATCAGCTCCAGGCGGAGTGGAACGACGTTCTGGGGAGAATCGCCAGCAAACAGATGTTTCAGTCCAGCTGGGATATCGCAGCGTTTGTCATATTTTTTGCCTTTATCG GACTCGTTCTGCTTCTTATCGTCTTGGTTCTCATCAGAtgtttctgctgctgctgctgcgatTGCGAATCGTCTGGGCACAAG AAGCATTACAAGCAGAAGGTCGGCGTCGACAATTTGGGGATGGAACCATAA